The genomic region TATGCCCTTCCGCTCGTCTTGTGCAGAGGGATCGGGACTATAACGTCGGATTCCGTATAGGGGAGCATCTTGCCTATGAGCATACCCATAGGCAATCCTAAACTGCGTACATTGCGGTATTTAAGTCTCAGGATCAAATCCCTCGCTATGCCTTCGTGTACCGCAAGAGCAAAACACGGCACCGAACCGTAGCAACAATCCACCCCGTAACGACCGCCGCAGCAAAGACAGTACGGCGGGAGCGGAGAGGCAACGGATCCGAGACATACAGGACAATGTGATACGCCCACCCTGCCGCATACAGGGCAATGTTCGGGCCAGACAAGGTGGGGCATCAACATTATAATTGATTTAACAGCCAGTTTCAGATGGATCTTAATTTTAAAATCCCTGTTAGGATTTTGCCGCTTTTTTTAGAATTTCCGCTTTGTCAGTGCGCTCCCAGGCCGGCATCGGATCAACGTCGACACGCCCCATGTGTCCATAAGCAGCAATGCGTTTGTATTGAGGCTTGCGGAGGTCCAAGTCCCTGATTATAGCCGCAGGGCGGAAATCGAAGTACTCTATAAGCAGTTCCTTTATATTATCATCTGATATTTTGCCGCTTCCGAATGTCCTGACCATGATAGAGACAGGTTTTGCCACACCTATAGCATAGGCGACCTGTATCTGGCATGAGGATGCCAGTCCTGCTGCCACTACGTTCTTCGCGGCATAACGCGCCATATATGCTCCGGAGCGGTCGACCTTAGTCGGATCCTTGCCTGAAAATGCCCCCCCGCCATGGGGAACAGCTCCTCCATAAGTATCAACTATAATTTTACGGCCGGTAAGCCCGCTATCCGCCTGTGGGCCGCCCATAACAAACCGACCTGTGGGGTTCACCAGGATACGCGGCTTACTAACTATAAGATGCTCGGGAATTATCGGCCTGATCACATACTCTTCAATATCCGAGGATATCTGTGCCTGATCAACCGCAGGATGGTGCTGTGCACTTATAACTACCGTGTCCACACTTACAGGTCTGCCGTCGATGTACTCCACTGTAACCTGGCTCTTCCCGTCGGGACGCAGATATGGGATCGTCTTGTTCTTACGGACCTCTGCAAGCCTGCGTGCAAGCCTGTGTGCAAGCGAGATCGGCAGAGGCATAAGCTCTTCCGTCTCATCGCATGCATAGCCCACCATGAGCCCCTGATCTCCGGCACCAATTTTATCTATCTCGTCATTCGAGAGGTAACGTGCTTCCAGTGCCTTGTCAACTCCGCGTTTTATATCGACGGACTGTTCGTCGATCGCGGTAATAACGGCGCAGGTGTCACCATCGAAGCCATACTTGGCTCTGGTGTATCCCACTTCTTTTACTGTGCTTCGCGTAATTTTCGGAATATCCACGTAGCAGTTCGTGCTTATTTCTCCGGCCACTACAACAAGCCCCGTGCTCACAAGTGTCTCGCATGCAACTCTTCCGTTTGGATCTTCCGTCAAAATGGCGTCAAGGATCGCATCGGATATTTGATCTGCGAGTTTGTCCGGGTGTCCTTCCGTCACTGACTCAGACGAGATAAGATACCTTTCTTTGCTCATTTCAAACACCTCCGTATATTTTACTGTGCCACAGACACAACGCTGCCATTCTATTATTCTTTATTGATCCTGTACAGGGGAAAAACACGCACATGATCCCAATGCCGCAGCCGTGCGAGAACGCAGGCTGATCCACATTTGGATTTTTGCCTCGTTTTAAGAATATTCAATTGGCCGGCGCTGAAGAATAAGCAGACCCTCCCTGGTTTCAAACCCCAGTCTGGTCATAAATCCCGTGAGTTCGCTGGTGTAGGTGACAAGAATAGGTATGGGTTTGATCGCAGGATGGTCAAGTGCATAATGCAGCAGGTCAGATCCAAGGCCCTTCCCCTGATGATCCGGGTGTACAAGTATGTCCCA from Synergistaceae bacterium harbors:
- the metK gene encoding methionine adenosyltransferase produces the protein MSKERYLISSESVTEGHPDKLADQISDAILDAILTEDPNGRVACETLVSTGLVVVAGEISTNCYVDIPKITRSTVKEVGYTRAKYGFDGDTCAVITAIDEQSVDIKRGVDKALEARYLSNDEIDKIGAGDQGLMVGYACDETEELMPLPISLAHRLARRLAEVRKNKTIPYLRPDGKSQVTVEYIDGRPVSVDTVVISAQHHPAVDQAQISSDIEEYVIRPIIPEHLIVSKPRILVNPTGRFVMGGPQADSGLTGRKIIVDTYGGAVPHGGGAFSGKDPTKVDRSGAYMARYAAKNVVAAGLASSCQIQVAYAIGVAKPVSIMVRTFGSGKISDDNIKELLIEYFDFRPAAIIRDLDLRKPQYKRIAAYGHMGRVDVDPMPAWERTDKAEILKKAAKS